A segment of the Alphaproteobacteria bacterium genome:
CGCTGACGAGCCTCGTACTCGCGTTTATTTTCGTCCTCCTTATTTTCGTCGTCGCGCAATTTACGCTCTCGGAAGTGCTGACCGGCCGCGACGAGGCTCTGAAGCGCCTCAATCGTCAGGTCGCGGAGCTTGCCGAAATGCTCAACCTCGAGCGAAAGGCGAACGCCGATCTGCGCATTTCCGTGGCCCAGCTTTCAGCCGAGCTGCAAAGCTCGACGCTGAAGCGCGACACGCTTGCTAGTCGCCTGTCCGAGCTCTCGACCGAGCGCGACAAGCTGAGTGAGCAGCTAGCGAGCGCCAACAGCCGCGCTGAAAGCGCAACACAGGACGCGGATAAGGCAAAGGACGAGCGCGATGCGGCGCTGCAAGCTATCGAGAACGACAAAGCCGAACTCGACAAGGACAAGAAGTTGAGCGCCGAAGCGCTCCAACAGGTCGAGCTTCTCAATCGCCAGATCGCCGCACTCCGCGACCAACTCGCCGCGATCGAAGCGGCCCTCGAAGCTTCCGAAGCGGCGAACAAGCAGAAAGATGTGCAGATCGCCGACCTCGGCACTCGCCTCAACGCGGCCCTCGCCAGCAAGGTCGAGGAGTTGGCCCGCTATCGCTCCGAATTTTTCGGTCGGTTGCGGGAAATTCTTGGCAACCGCCAGGACATCCGCATCGTCGGCGATCGTTTCGTTTTCCAGTCTGAAGTCCTGTTTCCGACCGCCTCGGCCGAGCTCAACCCGCAGGGAGAGGAGACGCTTCGCCGACTTGCGGCCACGCTCAAGGAAATCGTGCCCAGCATTCCACCTCAGATCAACTGGATCCTCGAAGTGGACGGCTATACCGACAAACGGCCAATTACCACGGCGCGCTATCCGTCGAATTGGGAGCTTTCCACCGCGCGCGCAGCGGCGGTCGTGAAATTTCTTGCGGCCAACGGAATCGCGCCCGAGCACCTTTCCGCGGCCGGATTTGGCGAGTTCCAGCCGATCGATCCGGCCGAGACCGAGGCGGCCTATGCGAAAAACCGTCGCATCGAATTCAAACTGACCCAGCGCTGAATTCGTGCGCTACTGCGCCGCCGCCGCACCAATTTGGAGCGGCCGCTCGTCGAATTGGAGTGCCGCGAGGCGCGCGTAGAGTCCGCCTGCACGCATGAGTTCGCCGTGACTGCCTTCGGCGACGATGCGCCCATTCTCCATCACCGCAATCCGGTCGCATTTCAGGACCGTGGCAAGGCGATGCGCGATGACAAGCGTCGTGCGGCCAGCCATGAGCCGTTCAAGTGCGGATTGAACGAGCCGTTCGCTTTCGGCATCGAGGGCACTGGTCGCCTCGTCCAGCAACAGCAAGGTCGGATTTCTTAAAATCGCTCGCGCGATCGCGATGCGCTGGCGCTGTCCACCGGAAAGGCGCACCCCGCGCTCGCCAAGATGACTCGCGAAGCCCTCGGGCAAACTGTCGAGGAATTCGCACGCGGCCGCGGACTCGGCTGCAGCTCGTACTTCTTCGTCGCTCGCCCCCGGGCGTCCATAGCGGATGTTCTCCCATGCGTCCGCGGAGAAGATCACCGGATCTTGGGGAACCAAGCCGATCCGGGCGCGCACCGCCGCCGGTTCCGTTTGCGCAAGCTCGACACCGTCAAGCAGCAACCTCCCCGATTGAGGATCGTAAAAGCGCAGGAGCAATTGAAACACGGTCGTCTTGCCGGCCCCCGATGGCCCAACAAGCGCCACCTTCTCGCCGGGCGCAACGCGGAGCGTAATGCCTTCGAGGGCAGCCCGGTCGGGGCGTGAGGGATAATGGAAGACGACGTTCTCAAACGTCACCTCACCCGACGCCGGTGCGGGCAACGCGACAGGCATTGCCGGTGCTGCGATCTCGGATCTCGTCTCGAGCAGCTCGACGAGCCGCTCTGTCGCCCCTGCAGCACGTTGCAATTCGGTCAGGAATTCGCTGATCGTCCCCGCCGAGGCGGCAACCAGGACGGCATAGAACACGAAGGCGGAAAGTTCCCCGCTCGTGATGCGGCCTGCAAGCATGTCGTGTCCACCAACCCAGAGGATGGTGCCGACGGCGGCAAAGGTCAGGGCGATGACAAGGCCGACAAGGAACGAGCGCACGCCGATTCGCCGCGCCGCGGTCGCAAACGCCTCCTCGACGCGCTTGCCGAAATGCTCGCGATCGACCGGCTCGTGACCGAAAGCCTGCACCGTGCGTATTGCGTTCAGCGACTCTTCGGCATATGCGCTTACTTCGCCGAGGCCATCCTGATTGAGCCGCGAGAGTCGGCGCACGCGTCGGCCGAGCAGCATGATTGGAACCACCACGAGCGGCACGACGAGCAGCACGAGCCCCGTAAGCTTTGGACTCGTCACAACCATCATGGCGAGCCCGCCCATCAGCATCAGCGTGTTCCGAAGCGCCATCGAAGCAGACGCGCCGACAACGGCCTGAATCAGGGTCGTGTCCGTGGTAAGGCGCGACACGACCTCGCCGGTGCGGGTGATCTCGAAGAAGCTCGGGTGGAGGGTGAGGACATGATCGTAGACCGCACGGCGCACATCGGCTGCAACACGCTCGCCGATCCATGTCACGAAATAGGAGCGGCAGTACGTTGCAACGCCCATCACCGTTGTGACGACGAGAAGTAGGCCAAGTGCCCGGTCGAGGAGGGCGCCATTACCGCTCGCGAAACCGCTGTCGATGAGCCAGCGCAGGCCCGAGCCGAAGAGGAGAACCGTTCCCGCCGCGACCAGGAGCGCGACCGCGGCAATCGCGAATTGAAGCCGATAGGGGCGGAGGAACGGCAGAAGTCGGCGCAAATAGCGCAGATTGCGGCTCTTTGGCCGTTCGGTGCTCGGGCGGGCGGCAGCCGTACCACCGGATGCACGCTCACCCGATTGCTCAAACGCTTTCGCCACGTATTTTCGCTTTCACGACGACGATCTCTCGTAAGGTCGTCCGGAACTTGCCAGGGTGTTAAGCGGGCGCGAGCCTAAAGCAAGTATCGGATTTATGCGACTGGCAATCGTAAGATGTCTGCCATGGCGAGAAGTGCGCCTATGGCCTTGCCATGGGGGCTTGGCTTGGCTATAAACCGCCCCTCCAAGCTGGAGCAGCGCCATGAAGAAGGAAATTCATCCCGACTACCACGAGATCACGGTGGTCATGACGGATGGCACGCAATTCAAGACTCGTTCGACCTATGGTGAGTCGGGGGCAGTTTTGCAACTCGATATCGATCCCAAAACGCATCCCGCTTGGACCGGCGTTCATCGCCTCGTCGATACCGGTGGCCAGCTTGCAAAATTCAACAAGAAATTCAAGGGATTAGGCTTAAAATAGCGCGATAGCGCGAGGATGCTGCGCGATAGCACGTTATCCGCAAGGGCGCCATTCTGGCGCCCTGTTTCGTCATTTCAAGCAGGCTCCCTCGCCGTCAATTCGTCGAGGCGAATAATCCGCAGGTAAAGACGTCGGCTTCGTTCGAGCAGCGAGGCAAACCCATTCGGCACATTCCCCGTGGCGAATGGCGCATTGGCGTCGCGATCGTCCCCCAGTTTACCTTCAAGCCATGCTTCTCGGCGAAGCACGCGATGGCCCTCCCGTGTGGCCTCATCGGCGGTGATTTCCCCTGCCTCGAGCGCCTTTTGCACAAAGAGCCATGCCATGATGTCGATAAGGCGGGCCGTCAGCCGACCCGATTCAAGGCTGAAATGCAGTCGATCGAGGGGCGTGAGGCCCGGCACCTCACGCTCTCGATAATAGGCGAGATAACCTTGAGCCTCCCGCAAAAGAGATAACGCATCACGGTAGGTCTTCTCGAAA
Coding sequences within it:
- a CDS encoding peptidoglycan -binding protein translates to MARRQLRSVNIWPGFVDALTSLVLAFIFVLLIFVVAQFTLSEVLTGRDEALKRLNRQVAELAEMLNLERKANADLRISVAQLSAELQSSTLKRDTLASRLSELSTERDKLSEQLASANSRAESATQDADKAKDERDAALQAIENDKAELDKDKKLSAEALQQVELLNRQIAALRDQLAAIEAALEASEAANKQKDVQIADLGTRLNAALASKVEELARYRSEFFGRLREILGNRQDIRIVGDRFVFQSEVLFPTASAELNPQGEETLRRLAATLKEIVPSIPPQINWILEVDGYTDKRPITTARYPSNWELSTARAAAVVKFLAANGIAPEHLSAAGFGEFQPIDPAETEAAYAKNRRIEFKLTQR
- a CDS encoding ABC transporter transmembrane domain-containing protein, with the protein product MRRLLPFLRPYRLQFAIAAVALLVAAGTVLLFGSGLRWLIDSGFASGNGALLDRALGLLLVVTTVMGVATYCRSYFVTWIGERVAADVRRAVYDHVLTLHPSFFEITRTGEVVSRLTTDTTLIQAVVGASASMALRNTLMLMGGLAMMVVTSPKLTGLVLLVVPLVVVPIMLLGRRVRRLSRLNQDGLGEVSAYAEESLNAIRTVQAFGHEPVDREHFGKRVEEAFATAARRIGVRSFLVGLVIALTFAAVGTILWVGGHDMLAGRITSGELSAFVFYAVLVAASAGTISEFLTELQRAAGATERLVELLETRSEIAAPAMPVALPAPASGEVTFENVVFHYPSRPDRAALEGITLRVAPGEKVALVGPSGAGKTTVFQLLLRFYDPQSGRLLLDGVELAQTEPAAVRARIGLVPQDPVIFSADAWENIRYGRPGASDEEVRAAAESAAACEFLDSLPEGFASHLGERGVRLSGGQRQRIAIARAILRNPTLLLLDEATSALDAESERLVQSALERLMAGRTTLVIAHRLATVLKCDRIAVMENGRIVAEGSHGELMRAGGLYARLAALQFDERPLQIGAAAAQ
- the rpmE gene encoding 50S ribosomal protein L31, yielding MKKEIHPDYHEITVVMTDGTQFKTRSTYGESGAVLQLDIDPKTHPAWTGVHRLVDTGGQLAKFNKKFKGLGLK
- a CDS encoding DUF1465 family protein encodes the protein MFAGTAFFEKTYRDALSLLREAQGYLAYYREREVPGLTPLDRLHFSLESGRLTARLIDIMAWLFVQKALEAGEITADEATREGHRVLRREAWLEGKLGDDRDANAPFATGNVPNGFASLLERSRRLYLRIIRLDELTAREPA